From the genome of Lotus japonicus ecotype B-129 chromosome 6, LjGifu_v1.2, one region includes:
- the LOC130726157 gene encoding transcription termination factor MTERF2, chloroplastic-like, whose product MVPNSLIARLTSSFSYYKCSRIQLSSVFHHNAFPFSFNSFSSCTSSSDSESDADYCKGDTYTISYLTKSCGLSPDSAKKLSIGLNLKDPDGPNAVLDLLKNYGFSKTQVAKLVGKHPLLLFANAKRTLLPKLKFLHSIGVSTTDMPQVLLANHILLVRSLKNCIVPRYKILRGVLRNDQEAARALRNAPRAFTYCDIMNKLVQNIEFLRQFGVPQSSISLMVVNFPSATYIHHSKFVEAVKTVKEIGLDPSKTTFVMAVQVLLGLSQAAWESRFEFFHRWGWDREMTLQAFRKFPNFMKLSQETVAKKMSYMVNDMGWTLEDVAGFPPVLGFSLEKRIIPRLSVIKVLKSKGLIKNDMHLSSFMCSSEEVFLKKFVINFQDDAPLLTDVYKGLIDHQDVI is encoded by the coding sequence ATGGTGCCTAATTCCCTCATTGCAAGGTTAACTTCATCATTCTCATACTACAAGTGTAGCAGAATCCAATTGAGTTCTGTGTTTCATCACAATGCTTTCCCTTTTTCCTTCAATTCATTCAGTTCATGCACCTCATCATCTGACTCTGAATCAGATGCAGACTACTGCAAAGGTGACACCTATACGATTTCTTACCTAACCAAATCATGTGGGTTGTCTCCAGATTCAGCCAAGAAGCTCTCTATAGGGTTGAACTTGAAAGACCCAGATGGCCCAAATGCTGTTCTTGATCTTCTCAAAAACTATGGCTTCTCCAAAACCCAGGTTGCAAAGCTTGTAGGGAAACACCCCTTGTTGCTTTTTGCTAATGCTAAGAGAACCCTTTTGCCTAAGCTCAAGTTCCTGCATTCTATTGGGGTTTCCACCACTGATATGCCACAGGTTCTCCTTGCTAACCATATTTTGTTGGTCAGGAGTTTGAAGAACTGTATCGTTCCGCGGTATAAGATTCTCAGGGGTGTTCTCCGTAATGATCAGGAAGCTGCTAGAGCTTTGAGAAATGCACCTCGTGCTTTTACCTATTGTGATATTATGAATAAGTTGGTTCAAAACATTGAGTTTTTGAGACAATTTGGTGTGCCTCAGAGTTCCATCTCTCTCATGGTGGTGAATTTTccatctgcaacatatatacatCATTCCAAATTTGTGGAAGCTGTCAAGACAGTTAAGGAAATCGGTTTGGATCCTTCGAAAACAACTTTTGTCATGGCGGTTCAAGTGCTTTTGGGTTTGAGTCAAGCAGCGTGGGAATCGAGATTTGAATTTTTCCATCGGTGGGGCTGGGATCGCGAAATGACTCTTCAAGCTTTCAGGAAGTTTCCCAATTTTATGAAGCTGTCACAGGAGACAGTTGCAAAGAAAATGAGTTACATGGTGAATGATATGGGTTGGACATTAGAAGATGTTGCTGGATTTCCTCCTGTTCTAGGCTTCAGCTTGGAGAAGAGGATTATCCCTAGGCTCTCAGTAATCAAAGTCTTGAAATCAAAAGGCCTGATCAAGAATGATATGCACTTAAGTTCCTTTATGTGCTCATCTGAGGAAGTTTTTTTGAAGAAATTTGTCATCAATTTTCAGGACGATGCGCCTTTACTAACAGATGTCTACAAAGGTTTGATTGATCATCAGGATGTGATTTAG
- the LOC130726217 gene encoding uncharacterized protein LOC130726217 gives MAAMLDSKEIMDLKSYQNQANIFVKEYILADSLVPYTSVIGGIFACKMVYDLIHVIGTNYFKSYSSFAKLQRIEWNNRAISTIHAIFITAMALHYVFCSDLFADDQSTELITLRNSSLSTFTLGVSVGYFIADLGMIFWFFPSLGGYEYVIHHLFSLVAVAYSMLSGEGQLYTYMVLISETTTPGINLRWYLDVAGMKRSKAYLINGVVIFLSWLVARILLFIYMFYHVYLHFDQVEQMHTFGRILVIVVPLVLSVMNLVWFSKIIKGLRKTLAKRQ, from the exons ATGGCTGCAATGTTGGATTCTAAAGAAATTATGGATCTCAAATCTTACCAGAACCAGGCTAATATCTTCGTGAAGGAGTATATACTAGCAGACTCTCTGGTTCCGTACACTTCTGTTATTGGTGGCATTTTTGCTTGCAAAATG GTCTACGATCTTATTCATGTTATTGGTACTAATTACTTTAAGAGCTATTCCAGCTTTGCAAAACTCCAACGTATTGAGTGGAATAACCG AGCTATATCAACTATCCATGCCATTTTCATAACAGCTATGGCATTACACTACGTTTTTTGCTCAGATCTATTTGCTGACGACCAGTCTACTGAACTTATTACACTTCGAAACTCTTCATTGTCAACGTTTACATTGGGG GTTTCTGTTGGTTACTTCATTGCTGATCTAGGGATGATATTTTGGTTTTTTCCTTCTCTTGGTGGATATGAGTAT GTGATTCACCATCTGTTTTCTTTAGTAGCAGTAGCTTATTCAATGTTGAGTGGGGAAGGACAGCTTTACACCTACATGGTTCTGATCTCTGAGACAACTACTCCAGGAATCAATTTGAGATG GTATCTTGATGTAGCAGGAATGAAAAGGTCCAAAGCTTATCTCATCAATGGGGTTGTAATATTCCTTTCTTGGCTG GTTGCCAGAATACTTCTGTTCATTTACATGTTCTACCACGTCTACTTGCACTTTGATCAG GTTGAGCAGATGCACACCTTTGGGCGGATATTAGTAATTGTTGTGCCATTGGTGCTATCAGTTATGAACTTGGTTTGGTTTTCAAAGATCATCAAAGGCTTGAGGAAAACGTTGGCAAAGAGGCAGTAA
- the LOC130722479 gene encoding glucose-6-phosphate 1-dehydrogenase, chloroplastic-like, with the protein MKAGKALHTKRAEIRVPFRHVPGNLYKRNFGADMDKATNELVLRVQPDEAIYLTVNNKVPGLGMILDRSDLNLLYRARYPKEIPDAYERLLLDAVEGEWRLFISSDELDAAWALFTPLLKEIEDKKIAPELYPYGSRGTVGAHYLAAKHNVRWGDTGNDD; encoded by the exons ATGAAAGCTGGCAAGGCTCTACATACTAAACG TGCAGAAATCAGAGTACCATTCAGACATGTCCCAGGTAACTTGTATAAGCGAAATTTTGGAGCTGATATGGATAAGGCGACAAATGAGCTTGTGCTTCGTGTACAACCTGATGAAGCTATATATTTGACGGTCAACAACAAAGTTCCGGGTCTAGGAATGATATTAGACAGGAGTGACCTCAATTTGCTTTACCGAGCAAG GTATCCAAAGGAAATTCCAGATGCATATGAGAGGTTACTCTTAGATGCTGTTGAAGGCGAGTGGAGGTTGTTCATTAGCAGTGATGAGCTAGATGCTGCTTGGGCACTATTCACTCCTTTGCTAAAAGAAATTGAAGACAAGAAGATTGCTCCAGAGCTCTATCCCTATGGTAGCAGAGGAACAGTTGGAGCACATTACCTTGCCGCAAAGCACAACGTAAGATGGGGAGATACTGGTAATGATGACTGA